A part of Tardiphaga sp. vice304 genomic DNA contains:
- a CDS encoding alpha/beta fold hydrolase, protein MPHVNVRSVSLHYQVLGNSGPWVALVSGARRSMDEVRGLAERVADAGFRVLLHDRRNTGRSSLSLDGEGSEFEIWADDLYALAGSLGLPPLIIGGSSSGCRLATIMALRHREAIAGLLMMRVTGGAFAVKRLSRVYYTQYVEAAQQGGMDEVCRTDHFKDLIEIDASRRAEIMAWDQQRFIEVMSRWRAELESGVNDPMLGASAAALKAIDFPVCVLPGNDMTHSITAGLEVQKLIPGAELHLLRKDQLSVDLIPIAEWVPDDRLAPVVVGFFGRVGATAKVA, encoded by the coding sequence ATGCCGCATGTAAATGTGAGATCGGTTTCTCTGCACTACCAAGTTCTAGGGAATAGCGGTCCTTGGGTGGCGCTGGTCTCCGGGGCCCGACGCAGCATGGATGAGGTGAGGGGCCTCGCCGAGCGAGTCGCCGACGCGGGATTTCGGGTGCTCCTTCACGATCGCCGCAATACCGGTCGATCGAGTCTGTCGCTGGACGGCGAGGGATCGGAGTTTGAGATCTGGGCTGATGATTTGTACGCATTGGCGGGGTCGCTCGGGCTACCGCCGCTGATCATCGGCGGGTCGTCGTCGGGATGCCGGCTCGCTACTATTATGGCGTTGCGCCACCGCGAAGCCATCGCTGGCCTGCTAATGATGCGAGTGACCGGAGGTGCCTTCGCGGTGAAGCGGCTATCTCGTGTTTATTACACGCAATATGTCGAAGCAGCACAACAAGGCGGCATGGACGAGGTCTGCCGCACAGACCATTTCAAGGATCTAATCGAAATCGATGCATCACGTCGCGCAGAGATCATGGCGTGGGATCAGCAACGCTTCATTGAAGTTATGAGTCGGTGGCGGGCCGAACTCGAAAGCGGTGTCAACGATCCGATGCTGGGAGCGAGCGCAGCGGCCCTGAAGGCGATCGACTTTCCTGTGTGCGTGCTACCCGGCAACGATATGACCCACTCAATCACTGCCGGTCTCGAGGTGCAAAAGCTGATCCCGGGCGCCGAGCTGCATCTGCTGCGCAAGGACCAGTTAAGCGTCGACCTGATTCCGATCGCCGAATGGGTGCCCGACGATCGGCTCGCGCCGGTCGTGGTCGGATTTTTCGGCCGGGTCGGTGCCACGGCGAAGGTCGCGTAG
- a CDS encoding enoyl-CoA hydratase/isomerase family protein — MMVEGLNYEIAGRVASVTFTRPESLNLLTGDILIALGCIAGALADRPDVDVLTIAGEGTSCFSTGILTPALRCSLSKEEVLRLIRLANASFDAIEALPQIVIAGLNGMVRAGAVELALACDIRIAGDHVTQSSPEAKWGGFPGVGAPVRLPRIVGVGRALDLLCTGREIDAEEMLRIGLADRIVASDSVHAVLADMARIIAENGPLATKGTKRIVRTREASGFAAARALSDELRAALEWTADVDEGMAAVREGRKPIFTGR, encoded by the coding sequence ATGATGGTCGAAGGTTTGAACTACGAAATTGCGGGTCGCGTGGCGTCGGTAACCTTTACTCGGCCCGAATCGCTGAACCTGTTGACTGGGGACATTCTGATCGCACTCGGGTGCATAGCAGGAGCACTGGCCGACAGGCCCGATGTCGATGTTCTCACCATCGCCGGTGAAGGTACCTCCTGTTTTTCGACCGGCATCCTCACACCGGCGCTGCGGTGCAGCCTAAGCAAAGAGGAGGTTTTGCGGCTGATCCGCCTCGCCAACGCCTCGTTCGACGCTATCGAAGCGCTGCCGCAGATCGTCATTGCCGGACTGAACGGTATGGTAAGGGCTGGGGCTGTTGAATTGGCCCTGGCCTGCGACATTAGGATCGCCGGCGATCACGTCACACAGTCGTCACCGGAGGCCAAATGGGGCGGCTTTCCGGGGGTCGGCGCCCCGGTCCGGCTCCCGCGAATCGTCGGCGTCGGGCGTGCGCTCGATCTCTTGTGCACCGGCCGCGAGATCGATGCCGAGGAAATGCTGCGCATTGGGCTCGCGGATCGGATCGTGGCGTCCGACAGCGTTCACGCGGTGCTCGCCGATATGGCGCGCATTATCGCGGAAAATGGTCCGCTGGCTACAAAGGGTACCAAACGGATTGTCAGGACACGAGAAGCCTCGGGGTTTGCTGCGGCACGGGCTTTGTCTGACGAACTGCGCGCGGCGCTGGAATGGACGGCCGATGTCGACGAAGGAATGGCTGCAGTGCGCGAAGGCCGTAAGCCAATTTTCACTGGGCGATAG
- a CDS encoding ABC transporter permease encodes MTGPRLRFAALCRLVSELPSPRGLLPLIVGLVAWQLLQTGNSPYFPPPSAWWKGMVQIASGGKLLGASIATIETIVVGLALSIVAGATIGVVIGISPRISRALGPLLEFCRAMPPPAIVPLAILFLGYDERMKLTIVAVSAMWPILLNTSSAVQHIHPILLDVSTSFRLSLLERVRLIVIPSVIPAILLGIRIALPLTIVLTLLVEILTSIEGIGALMIAAQRNFQSGQVYGLLVLVGLFGFVLNNAFSIAQAAILQRWPPRNVQA; translated from the coding sequence CGCGCTCTGCCGTCTGGTTTCAGAGTTGCCGTCGCCGCGCGGACTTCTGCCACTGATCGTCGGCCTCGTCGCCTGGCAATTATTGCAGACCGGTAACTCTCCGTATTTTCCGCCGCCCTCGGCCTGGTGGAAAGGGATGGTGCAAATCGCCTCTGGCGGAAAGCTGCTCGGCGCCAGTATAGCCACCATCGAGACCATTGTTGTCGGTCTCGCGCTGTCGATCGTCGCAGGCGCCACAATCGGTGTAGTTATCGGAATATCGCCGCGCATCAGCAGAGCGCTCGGCCCCTTGCTGGAATTCTGCCGCGCAATGCCGCCGCCTGCGATTGTGCCACTGGCAATTCTGTTTCTCGGTTACGACGAGCGGATGAAGCTGACTATTGTTGCCGTTTCGGCAATGTGGCCAATCCTGCTCAACACATCGTCGGCTGTGCAGCACATTCATCCGATTCTTCTGGATGTCTCGACATCGTTCAGACTTTCGCTGCTCGAACGGGTCCGGCTGATCGTGATTCCATCCGTGATCCCGGCGATACTGCTTGGCATCAGGATCGCGCTGCCGCTCACTATCGTACTTACGCTGCTGGTGGAGATACTGACTTCGATCGAAGGCATCGGTGCGTTGATGATCGCTGCGCAACGCAATTTCCAATCCGGCCAAGTCTACGGCTTACTGGTGCTGGTCGGTTTGTTTGGCTTCGTTCTCAACAACGCCTTCTCGATCGCGCAGGCCGCGATTCTGCAGCGCTGGCCTCCAAGGAATGTTCAGGCATGA
- a CDS encoding IclR family transcriptional regulator, whose amino-acid sequence MTVRQPGKARPVHDDDADIGGAAPRIEQIGVQSVEVAGNLLKTLAKLDGPQTLSALAAAAGLVPAKAHRYLVSLIREGFVEQSAADGRYDFGGAARLIGRVAMNRLDIVRIGTPLLSKLRDDLRETVFMGVWTPQGPMVIEWFDIVRPISVVIRPGSILPLHTSAFGLICASYLPSATLECAVQSVMPQPNLQSRKLAKAKLAALVEDIRRKGFSLVSGDLIAGLDAIAVPVLDHQHDLVACLAAVGSTGSLDVSPSGNIVRELKASAARFTQLLG is encoded by the coding sequence ATGACCGTACGCCAACCAGGCAAAGCTCGACCGGTTCACGACGATGATGCCGACATCGGTGGCGCCGCGCCGCGCATCGAGCAGATCGGTGTGCAATCCGTCGAGGTCGCCGGCAATTTGCTGAAGACTCTGGCCAAGCTGGACGGCCCTCAGACGCTAAGCGCGCTCGCGGCCGCTGCGGGCTTGGTGCCGGCCAAAGCTCATCGCTATCTCGTCAGTCTGATCCGCGAAGGCTTCGTCGAGCAAAGTGCCGCCGACGGACGCTACGATTTCGGTGGCGCGGCGCGCCTGATCGGTCGAGTCGCTATGAACCGACTTGATATTGTCAGGATTGGAACCCCGCTGCTCAGTAAGCTCAGGGACGATCTCCGCGAAACCGTCTTCATGGGGGTGTGGACGCCGCAGGGACCGATGGTGATCGAATGGTTCGACATTGTCCGGCCGATCTCGGTGGTGATCCGTCCCGGCTCTATTCTGCCGCTTCATACATCTGCGTTCGGGCTGATCTGCGCGAGCTATCTGCCGTCCGCAACCCTTGAGTGCGCGGTGCAATCGGTGATGCCGCAACCGAACCTCCAGTCGCGCAAGCTGGCAAAGGCAAAGCTTGCGGCGCTTGTCGAGGACATTCGCCGCAAGGGTTTCAGCCTGGTCAGCGGCGATCTGATCGCGGGACTCGATGCGATCGCAGTCCCGGTGCTGGATCACCAGCACGATCTCGTCGCCTGTCTGGCGGCGGTGGGGTCGACCGGTTCGTTGGATGTATCGCCATCAGGCAACATCGTGCGCGAGCTGAAGGCGTCAGCCGCGCGGTTCACGCAGTTGCTCGGCTGA